The DNA segment aactATGCAGTTCAGAAGAATAGAGCTTTGTCTTATATATTCATATACTATTACTTGAAATTAATTAAGTTTCAAAGCACTGTAATGTCACATGATAATTGATGTGACTCATAGCcatagtatttaataataaatgtagcaCTCACCAGAAGAATCTAACGAGGGTATAATTCAGTAATTGAAGCCCCATTCACTGATTCCTGAGCTGATATACCACTGGACTGAGTCCCTTTTGTTGCCCATGAATCTTCCGATGACATGTTTGGAAGGCTTCCAGTTGCACTATCTATGAAAAATGCAGGTTTTTTAGGCACTGGGAGAGTGATAGAACAACTATTAAGCATGAGTGCAACGTTAGCCATGGTTGGTCTGTTGTTTAAATCTTCCTCAACACAGAGTAAACCAATGCCAATGCATCTTATCATTTCATCTAGTGAACTATTGTTCAATGTTGGATCCATAATATTTGTAACTGTCCCCTCTCTCCAGTTTCTCCAAACCTGCAACAATTTGctcaaaacaaataattaacCACATCTTATAGTATTGGATTTCTTTATTAGTTTTGTAGTATTCAGAAAAGTAACACTCACAAAGCTTAATAGACCTTCCCCATTCTTCTCATCACGAACACCATGGTTCTTTTGGCCACTTACAATCTCAAGAACTAGTACACCAAAACTAAAAACATCTGATTTCACTGAAAACTGTCCTTGCATTATGTACTCAGGTGCCATGTATCCACTgcataagaatattttttttcttcaataaatTATCAACATTTGACCAGCTAAAATGTGAAATAATTAGTTGATTAATCTTATGATGATTAATAAGCACTAATATATCTTAAAACTTACAAGGTTCCAACAACTCTGCTGGTATTTTCTTGTGTTTGACCTGCAGTCATTAATCTTGCAATACCAAAATCTGATATTTTAGGAATCATTTCTTTGTCCAAGAGAATATTACTTGCTTTAAGATCACGATGTATAATACGTAATCTTGAATCTTGATGAAGATATAGAAGACCTCGAGCAATGCCTATAATGATTTTGTAACGTGTATCCCAATCCAATTGTGCTTTCTCTGTTGGATCTATTTGAGTTTCAGAACATTTAGTATAGTTGGTCTTTTTCATGAAACAGAGATAAAGTAAAAGAGAGAAAATGCTAATATTTAAACCTACCAAATATGAAGTAATCAAGACTTTTATTCGGAACAAATTCATAAACAAGTAGCTTTTCTCTCCCTTGCAAACTAAAACCAAGAAGCCTAACTAAATTTCTGTGTTGAAGCTTAGCCAGCAAAAGGACTTCATTCTTAAATTCCAAGTCTCCTTGACCAGAATTCGTTGACAACCTTTTGACAGCAATCACTTGCCCATTAGAGAGCTTTCCCTAAAGATATATATTAGTATAAGGTAAATTTATTTGAAGTTCAGTTTATAGGTAAATATACCATGTTATATGAAAGAGGTAACAATGTTATCTTACCTGGTAAACAGATCCAAACCCTCCTTCTCCTAATTTATTAGAATCAGAAAAGTTACTTGTTGCAACTTGTATTGTGTTTAAATTGAATTGCAATGATTCAACCATTCCAATTTCATCATCGTCTCCATCGTCTTCTTCAAATGTGATACAAGAACACAATATTATAGTTAAAGAACATCAGGAAATATAATTCATGAAAATTTTTGGcttcccttttttttttctttctctttttctttcttccaaGTGGTGACTAAGTTCCCATGCTTAGAACATTATTGTAAAATTTTCCATTTTGCATTTACTTATTATTGTATTCATTATCTACACTATGATATGCTTGAATACTCTAAATTATATGTCCACTTACCAAGACTAAATTTGTGTTCATATCTTGGAAACTCATTTTGACATATAGGCTTAGTTGAAAATAGAAAGTATCAAATAACTAATATTAGACACATACCAGCTAGAAGATTTTGTCTTGCTTTCCTTCTTAAATATCTGCCAATAACAATCAGCAGAACAAGAACAACGATAACAGTTGGCACAACTATGATGATTGCAGTCCGCAAAGAGTTGCCATGATCCTCTGCAAAAACCAAAAATCTTCAACTCCATTTAAACCAGATGCTCTAATATACAACTTCATTTCTCTatctaaaatttcattttttatatataatgataaaaatactcTTTCTTCGTATATCAATCCATAATTATACGACCAATTAATGAAGCAGATtattaatatatcatttttcatAAGTATTTATGTAAAGTAACTAGTATATAACGGTGAAAAGGGTAATGATACCTTGGTGAAGCGAAAGTGGTGCAGGTGGTAGTGCAGGTGGTAGTGGAGGGTCTAATATGGCGGTAGAGTTGTAGAACTCGTAGATTTCAAACCTAAGATTACAACTGGGTAGAAGAACTAAGGCACCAACCTTGTCTTTGGCAAACTTTGGGAGAGTTGAGATGCTCCAATCCAAGCAGTCACCGCAATCTTGCCTTGACAAGTCAGGTGTACACTGCATAAGACCGTTTATGGGTTGAAAATTTGCAACAATTGCAGTGTCCGTGGCATACTTACGACGAGAGTCACCCCCTGCAGCTTTCTCTCTTAGATTTCTCAGTAACCCACCTAACACTTTATTGAACTCATCCACATCGGTTGCATTGTAGGTGTTGTGCATGTAATAGGGTGGAGAAGTGTCCATGGTGTGAAATATTGGGCGGTTGGAATAGCGCAGCATGCACTTTTCTTCCCACGAAATTGCCTCTTTCTGGTTTGGACAAAGCTGTCTGAGATTGGCTTGAGAGGAGTTGAGGCAGCTGCGACACTCATCTACCTTAAGATCTCCTCTGCACAACCCTATGGCGTATACTTTGTCTGAGTTTTGGCCATGTGAGAAATTGTAGAAACCGTAGTTGATTTCTGTGTGGGAAGTGAGGGTGGATAAGAGGGTGTGGAGGTTGGTGTTGAAGGTGCTATTGGCTGTGTAGTTCATACTTGATATACAGATCTTGCTGGCTCCGAAATCTGGTCCGAAGCTGTCTTCACATGCTGTCATTATTACATGGAgccaaaagagaaagaaaagcagAGTAGAAGAAATAGTAGCCATTGCCATGGTAAGTAAGTTTTTCTGTGACTAACAACTTCTATCAGTGCCAAGATCTTTATTTATAATACGCGCACACATTCATATACAGGCTCCTCTTTGTTAAAGTCATGAAGAGAATATACCAGAGAAAATGTGTTCATCGCCCATTGACTGACCAAGAGGATTTATCAGACAAGTTTTATCGATTGCTAGGTGTGTGGAGAAAAGTAGCAACGGGAGAGTTTACtactttgtttttttgttttaaatatttcaacTACCCTTTACCTTTCATTATTTCCACTCAATTAATACccatttctttttttcaataaGAAATAACTAATATTAAATAGGGGTGGTCACGTTGTCCTGGGACCTCCTTGCTTTTCACTATGCATTCGCCATACaagatctttttttttttaaaacttctcGGTTGAACTTTCAAGTTATATCCATCACTTGGATTTTGCTTTTATCTCAGTTTGTTTATAAGGTCTAGGTCCACTGATAAACTCTTTTGGTTGAGACTCAAGTCAAACATTTGCCTTCTTAGGTACGGTTCTCCCACTTCAACCGGGATCATGTCCTGGTCCCATAAATCAAGTTCTATGACATTTCTTGTGTAGAGGTTTGAGGTTACAACGATACACTTATAAGACTTCTATCGGCTATTTTGTCCATCGCCCCTTCACCGTGCCAAGTCGAGTCGTTTCTTTAATTCGTTGATCATGACTTTGTTTGCTGCCTCGACCTACCCATTAGTCTGAGGGTGTTCAACCGAGCACGTTATGGATTTGATACCGAGTCCTTCACAAAATGATTGTAGAGCTCAGTTGATGAATTGTTGGTCGTTGTCTATTATGATTGTATGAGGTACTCCAAACTGACAAACTATGCTTAActaaataaagttttatatgTTCCTGGCTGAGATCGAGGCGAGAGGTTCGTGTTaggtatgaagtcaagaccaattggttgggctgactagacaccatgtttagtgagtgagcttaatcattgtACACAATTGAAGCGCAGATGAACATTGTTTTgtggcttcaagtgggagattgttgggtatgaagccaggaccaattgggttgggctgactagacaccatgtttattgagtgagcttaatcattgtgtcccttttataatctctatttaaagagatcattgtacttgtaattagtgtgcaacaggatagaatgaaaacctaatagttgtctGTGTGGAtataggttgcagttggcgaccgaacctcgttaaatcttgtgttgtttaattttctgcaattgattcgtgattgtgtgtgttaCTTCCGCGTGCAtttttcccatcaagtggtatcagagtctggttcgtttacacactagagatccgatCCGCATAAATTAATCGACGAGATGTGAAAATTGTGACTGCAATAGCAttccaaagctagggtttcgtaGGGGCTGCAGTagcgtcccaaagctagggttttgcAGGAGCTACAACGgtgtcccaaagctagggtttcatGGCAACCCAGGATTCCTGACAGCCCAGACTTGGGACTCGCGGCAGGCACGCGCAGTAGGCGGTGCGACGTGCAGTGGTGTGGGTCGCGACAGAAGTGGTGACGGCTCGCGACGTTGTACAAGTGGCTTGCTCGGAGTAGGGTCATGTCCAGGCAATGCGGCGGAGTGTGCTAGTAAAGCGACAGATCGTGTTTCACGACGAACAGGTGTAGGTGCTTACGGTGAGCGAGACGGCACAGAGGTGCAGTGTGATGGTAGTGACGGAAGACGCAGGGTGGCGCGTGCATTTTTCTACTGGTGCAGTAGTGACGGTGCGGTGCTAGACGTGGGGTGTGGCTGTTTTTCGCTGTGGCACAAAGTTAAGACAAttcagttactgagcacattaataaaatgaattcgatcttagccagacttatgtcagtgggcattaagttcgatgatgaagttcaaaCTTTACTACTGTTATTGTCTTTGCCTGACAGTTGTTCCGGAGCGGTTACAACAGTTACCAGTTCAACGGGATCTaatggattcacttttgagaagattcgtgatctcattcttggcgaggatGTCCGAAGAAGAAATTTtggggaattatctagtgaatcgttatatgtcatcagaggtaagaaaaatataagagatagtgggagcaagaacaaaagaaggagtTAGTCAAAAACTCGGAATTGCTAAAGTGTAATATGTTGGAACTGCAAGGAAGTGaggcatttcaggaatcaatgcccaaatgataaataagtcaacATTTCGGAAGACTTCACGAACGAGGACCTTTTAGTCTGTTACGAGGATAACAGTGTGAattcctgggtcatggattctgaagcattgcagaatctagttattggagactttggaaaggtaagactagtGGACAACAGAACTCTTGATGTTACAGGAatgggtgacatagtgttgaagacaccagttggtttctggactttgaaggatgttagAGTTGTTCTAAGCTTGAcgaaaagtttgatttctgttAGGTAGTTGGACGGACAGGGCCATGAAGTGAAGTTCGGAAATTAGCAATAGAATGTCGTaaagggaaatcttgtcatggcccgcgaaagaaagagaggtttgCTGTATATGGTCGGATTACCGTCTGAGGGAGTAACCATCCCAGttaagaagataaacaaagtccggttcacagaatctcgtaggcagaagagggttgtttttacaagagagaaacccagAGTCATAggtcagattcaggatgaacgagcatgtaaaggttcaggtagaccaATCAAAGGTACTTATGGCAGTGGGAGCACGGGTCGTGCTTCAGCTGAGGTTCCTAGGCGACAGTgtgggttaggagaaccagtattcTAGCTGTTGAAACTTCTCCaaaaaatttcttgttgaatatggagagtgtttgttctcaggttgttcCAGGATCCGTGGGAGCCGGTAGGAACAGAGAACGGGTCAGTgactgacgtgttgaaactcaggggagttttaaagaagtcttcaaaatgattaagaaggctggTGGCAACTAGATTGAGTTTCGTCGAcagattacagaagtacatgtacacagttgaagcgcaagtgaacattgttccgtgacttcaagagggagattgttgggtatgaagtcaagaccaattgggttgggctgactagacaccatgtttagtgagtgagcttaatcGTTGTACACAATTGAAGCGCAGGAGAACATTGTTCTgtggcttcaagtgggagattattgggtatgaagccataaccaattgggttgggctgaccagacaccatgtttagtgagtgagcttaatcattgtgtcccttttataatctctatttaaagagatcattgtacttgtaattggtgtgctaCATGgtagaatgaaaacctaatagttgcccgtatGGAtataggttgcagttggcgaccgaaccacgttagatcttgtgtcgtttatttttctgcaattgattcgtgattgtgtgtgttgcttccgcgtgcaTTTTTTCCATCAGCTTGACCTcaatccacttagtgaagtaatCTACTCCAACTAAGAGGAACTTTGTCTGCCCTTTACCATGCTGAAGGGGTCGATAATATCCATCCTCCATACTACAAATGGTCATGGAGATACAATGTTATGAAGTGTCTCAGGCTTGAGATGAGATAAAGGGTCATGCTCTTGACACTCTATGCACTTTATGCACTTCTTCACGTACTTCCCAAGTGGGTAGGAATATAGATAGTGAATCACAACATTTGGTTCAGTTTACTTTGCTACAGTTTGATGCAAAGAGGAATCATGTGTGAAAAGGCATGTGGATAGCAATTGTATGGAGTATCTGGAATCAAAGAAATGGGGTGCTTTTTAAAGGAAGGAGGGTGGATCCAGACAAAATTTTTACTCTAGCACAGCTACAAGTAAGATTATGGATGAAGAGGAAAGTAATAGATTTCACCTTTGCTTATTCTGAATGGGTGATGTATCCTTTAAAGTGTCTACCATCTTTATGTTAGTAGGTTTATGCAAGACCTTCAAAGCTTAAGTTGCTGCTCTGTGTGTCCTAAACAGGTACTACTGAGGGGTTTTCTTTGTTTGATATAACATGTTAgtagtaaataataaaaagaaggGTTAAGGATTAGAGTGAGGATGGAATAGAAGAGAATGGAAAACAGAATAGTGGAGGCAACAAAATCTACTTTGGAGTTGTGATTCAAGGTGTTGTCATTGCTTCAGCACCTAATTATGCAAAAGTTTGGGAACGTGCTTTTTGGCTTGAAGATCCGAGAATGAAGGTGCAAGATGGAGCCAATGGAAAGGATCCGTAGTGCACAGGTCTAGTTTATTTTTGCTAGCACGATATAGCACAACTCTTATATTTAGCTAAAGTTATATCTGTGTAGGAATGGAGATGCAGATATAATGTTGATGTTAGTATTTGTCtagtgttttaaaataaaacaggTGCTGCTTACGGTTTTATTTATGGCTGCAGGGAGAAGAATACAATTTAGGTGGGAATTAACATTGCAACTATGAACATGTTAacattgtttttcctttttgtgATGTCTGTAATGAACTTCTGGTCTTGCAAGTTAGATGAtgtcttattttattaattctttgttataaaaaaaaagtgtaaagaaataaaaaatttcacaaaattgaacAATCTAAGAATATTTCATTGAACTaacctttatttttataaatttctcaAAAGCTTACCATACAATACATTGGCGATTAAAGGTTACTtcgattttttttcataaaaaaataaaaaagaagttttctttcgttaattaaaacaatttatatataatttaatttatagaattatattatataattctttaaaaaaataatttttaatttatatatataaccagatttcattttattaaaaaatatttttattttcttgaaatTACTTGTGGAGAAAACAAAACCTacgtaaaatataaatttttgtgTTATTTAGATTAAGACTACTCAAAGAGATTACTCAATTCCAATTGGTTCTGATGTCAAATCTTGTCATTTGAAGTGCAAGACACTATAgttgaaaagagagaaaaaagttacattattatttaatcacaaataacataaataaattaagcTTATTGAgttttacaataattttcttaatattgatACTAATAATTTGTACTCGAATTACTATGtaagactattttataaatcaatGCATACATATTAAACCTGTAGttcatataataatttattgtttaagCATCAGCCTTAAGAAAGTGGTTTTCTGGAAACAATTTTGTGTGTGTAAAATTTTGGTAATATATATCTTCCAGAAGAAATAATCtcaaattgaaaaaagaaatatttaaattcaaaattagtGATTGTATCATAGACCGGACGGTTATGAGAAGTCTCGGTATTCAGTATTAACTAAACAACGTGTTTAAAATGTAGTAAAATTAAAGAATGATTAACAAAGAAGGTTAAGTTGTATATGAAGAATTAGATAATACACTTTTGATCACAATGTGTTAATTTCAATTCAATAGTGTTATGGTCAATCACAGTAATTTAAATAGgcacaataattaaaaaaatatacgtTATTATTATGCATTTATGATATTGAATACCGAACACTTACTTGAGTGTCTCAATATTTTTTGGGTATGTTCTTTCAACCAAAAATCCAAGGTAGCAAACATGATGGAAGGAAGTTAAACCCCCGAAAGCAAAGGAATTGGAAAAGAAGGAATGAAACGTAAACGTTAATTGTTCAACTGATTGGAAGTTCTTTCAATCCTTTTGTAGTTTGTACGAGAATAGTGATCAAATTGaaataaagaaacaaatcattttgcaGTAAACTAGTGATAAAACTAATGCTGTGTGAGATGCTAACAATTGCATTATAGCATTAAAGAACAACAAGCAGCAGCATGAGTAgcataatatatataatcaaaCCATGCAGTTCAGACCAACAGAACTTTGTcttatatattcatatattatTACTTGAAATTAATCACAAGTTTCAAAGCATTGTAATGTCACATGATAATTGGTGTGACTTATCTTCATAGTATTTGATAATAAATGTAGCACTGACCAGAAGAATCTAACGAGGGTATAATTCAGTAATTGAAGCCTCATTCACTGATTCCTGAGCTGATCTACCACTGGATTGAGTCCCTCTTGTTGGCCATGAATCTTCCCATGACATGTTTGGAAGGCTTCCAGTTGCACTATCTATGAAAAATGCAGGTTTTTTAGGCACTGGGAGAGTGATAGAACAACTATTAAGCATGAGTGCAACGTTAGCCATGGTTGGTCTGTTGTTTAAATCTTCTTCAACACAGAGTAAACCAATGCCAATGCATCTTATCATTTCATTTTGTGAACTATTCTTCAATGTTGGATCTATAATATTTGTAACTGTCCCCTCTATCCAGTTTCTCCATACCTGCAACAATTTGctcaaaacaaataattaacCACATCTTATAGTATTGGATTTCTTCATTAGTTTTGTAGTATTCAGAAAAGTAACACTCACAAAGCTTAATAGATCTTCCCCATTCTTCTCATCACGAACACCATGGTTCTTTTGGCCACTTACAATCTCAAGAACTAGTACACCAAAACTAAAAACATCTGATTTCACTGAAAACTGTCCTTGCATTATGTACTCAGGTGCCATGTATCCACTgcataagaatatttttttctctcaataAATTATCAACATTTGACAAGCTAAAATGTGAAATAATTAGTTGATTAATCTTATGATGATTAGTAAGCACTAATATATCTTAAAACTTACAAGGTTCCAACAACTCTGCTGGTATTTTCTTGTGTTTGATCTGCAGTAATTAATCTTGCCAAACCAAAATCTGATATTTTAGGAATCATTTCTTTGTCTAAGAGAATATTACTTGCTTTAAGATCACGATGTATAATGCGTAATCTGGAATCTTGATGAAGATAAAGAAGACCTCGAGCAATGCCTTTAATGATTTTGTAACGTGTATCCCAATCCAATTGTGCTTTCTCTGTTGGATCTGTTTGTGTCAAAGCAATGAGTTTCAGAACATTTAGTATAGTTGGTCTTTTTCATGAAACAGAGATaaagtaaaagagaaaaaatgctAATATTTAAACCTACCGAATATGAAGTAATCAAGACTTTTATTAGGAACAAATTCATAAACAAGTAGCTTTTCTCTCCCTTGCAAACTAAAACCAAGAAGCCTAACTAAATTTCTGTGTTGAAGCTTAGCCAGCAAAAGGACTTCATTCTTAAATTCCAAGTCTCCTTGACCAGAATTCCTTGACAACCTTTTGACAGCAATCACTTGTCCATTAGAGAGCTTTccctaaaaatatatattagtatAAGGTAAATTTATTTGAAGTTCAGTTTATAGGTAAATATACCATGTTTGATGAAAGAGGTAACAATGTTATCTTACCTGGTAAACAGATCCAAACCCTCCTTCTCCTAATTTATTAGAATCAGAAAAGTTACTTGTTGCAACTTGTATTGTGCTTAAGTTGAATTGCAATGATTCAACCATTTCAATttcatcatcatctccatcttcTTCTTCAAATGTGATACAAAAGCACAATATTATAGTTAGCCAGTTAAAGAACATCAGGAGatataatttatgaaaattttgcttccttttttttctcttttcctttcTTTCAAATGTGGTGACTAAGTTCCCATGCTTAGAACAATATTATTGTAAAATTTTCCATTTTGCATTTACTTATTATTGTATTCATTATCTACGCTATGATATATACTTGAATATTCTAAATAGATTATATGTCCATTTACCAAGACTCATTTTGACATATAGTTGAAAATAGAAAGTATCAAATAACTAATACTTAGACACATACCAGCTAGAAGAttttttcttgctttccttCTTAAATATCTGCTAATAACAATCAGCAGAACAAGAACAACGATAACAGTTGGCACAACTATGATGATTGCAGTCCGCAAAGAGTTGCCATGATCTTCTGCAAAAACCAAAAATCTTCTACTCCATTTAAACCAAAACATTTAAGAAGGAATGACTAGTTTATCATAAGTATTTGTGTTAGTAACTAGTATAACAGGGAAAAGGATAATGATACCTTGGTGAAGCGGAAGTGATGCAGGTGGTAGTGGAGGGTCTAATATGACGGTAGAGTTGTAGAAGTTGTAGATTTCAAACCTAAGATTACAACTGGGTAGAAGAACTAAGGCACCAACCTTGTCTTTGGCAAACGTTGGGATAGCTGAGATGCTCCAATCCAAGCAGTCACCGCAATCTTGCCTTGACAAGTCAGGTGTACACTGCATAAGACCGTGTATGGGTtgaaaattatcaacaaatgCAGTGTCCGTGGCATACTTACGACGAGAGTCACCCCCTGCAGCTTTCTCTCTTAGATTTCTCAGTAACCCACCTAACACTTTATTGAACTCATCCACCTTCGTTGCATTCTCGTCGTTGTTCGTGTAATAGGGAGGAGAAGTCTCCATGGTGTGAAATATTGGGCGGTTGGAATAGCGCAGCATGCACTTTTCTTCCCACTTAATTGCCTCTTTCTGGTTTGGACAAAGCTGTCTGAGATTGGCTTGAGAGGAGTTGATGCAGCTGCGACACTCATCTACCTTAAGATCTCCTCTGCACAACCCTATGGCGTATACTTTGTCTGAGTTTTGGCCATGTGAGAAATTGTAGAAACCGTAGTTGATTTCTTTGTGGGAAGTGAGGGTGGATAAGAGGGTGTGGAGGTTAGTGCTGAAGGTGCTATTGGCTGTGTAGTTCATACTTGAATCACAGAACTTGCTGGTTCCGAAATCTGGTCCGAAGGTGGTTTCACATGCTGTCATTATTGCATGGAgccaaaagagaaagaaaagcaaagtaGAAGAAATAGTAGCCATTGCCATGGTAAGTAAGTTTTTTCTGTGACTAAGAACTTGTATCAGTGCCAAGGTGTTTATTTATAACAGGCATATTCATGAAGACAAAATAGCACAGAAAATTTGTTCATCGCCCATTGTCACGTTGACTGACCAAGAGGGTTTATCAGACAAGTTTTATCGATTGTTAGGTGTGTGGAGAAAATTAGCAACGGGACAGCTTACTTTTGTTTTCAATATTTCCACTACCCTTTCATAATTTCCACtcatttaacatattttaactatttttacttttaactttaatttaatatattataatatttataaagagTTCTTGAATGGTGTTGAGTGCTAACATAACGTTTTCCTATGGGAAGACTCTCATGTTAGGTGAAGTTTTTGACATATCAAATATCACATTGTCacaattttttcataataaaattatattatattgatataatttttttatatttataatcgTTCTTGAGCGGGTTGGAACTAAGAGAACGATTGTCCTTCTTTTCGATTTGTCGATTAACTTCTCATTCATTCTTTTTTAGACCGTTTTCGTGTTCTCCTTTTACTCCCTTGCTTTTCATCTTTGTGAACTTCAAActcggatggtacctgcaaaaggcaCTCCGACTTTCAAGTGAAATTTTGATGTCTGACATTCAGTGCTATCAATACTGAATGGCGACTTACCtggttcttgaaatttgtgtctatttatatgattatcatgaGTTCTTTGTTATGGGGTCGAACTAGAGTTTTGGATCGTGAGTAAGAGTGTATTACCTAATAATTGACTACTGATTAGTTTGTTGATCTTATGTTTGAGCATAATGATTTAGTCGTGTCAGTCGGCCTTAATTGGGTGTTGAGCCTTTAAGTGTGGTACGGACCCCGACCggtataataatattttcaaaacaaatcttattttaataaataaaatatttataaaaattactaaaaaaacatCTGAATTAATATGGAATCCATATACAAATaaagtttatataaaaaatgagaAAGAGATT comes from the Phaseolus vulgaris cultivar G19833 chromosome 8, P. vulgaris v2.0, whole genome shotgun sequence genome and includes:
- the LOC137825783 gene encoding cysteine-rich receptor-like protein kinase 29 isoform X2 → MAMATISSTLLFFLFWLHVIMTACEDSFGPDFGASKICISSMNYTANSTFNTNLHTLLSTLTSHTEINYGFYNFSHGQNSDKVYAIGLCRGDLKVDECRSCLNSSQANLRQLCPNQKEAISWEEKCMLRYSNRPIFHTMDTSPPYYMHNTYNATDVDEFNKVLGGLLRNLREKAAGGDSRRKYATDTAIVANFQPINGLMQCTPDLSRQDCGDCLDWSISTLPKFAKDKVGALVLLPSCNLRFEIYEFYNSTAILDPPLPPALPPAPLSLHQEDHGNSLRTAIIIVVPTVIVVLVLLIVIGRYLRRKARQNLLADDGDDDEIGMVESLQFNLNTIQVATSNFSDSNKLGEGGFGSVYQGKLSNGQVIAVKRLSTNSGQGDLEFKNEVLLLAKLQHRNLVRLLGFSLQGREKLLVYEFVPNKSLDYFIFDPTEKAQLDWDTRYKIIIGIARGLLYLHQDSRLRIIHRDLKASNILLDKEMIPKISDFGIARLMTAGQTQENTSRVVGTFGYMAPEYIMQGQFSVKSDVFSFGVLVLEIVSGQKNHGVRDEKNGEGLLSFVWRNWREGTVTNIMDPTLNNSSLDEMIRCIGIGLLCVEEDLNNRPTMANVALMLNSCSITLPVPKKPAFFIDSATGSLPNMSSEDSWATKGTQSSGISAQESVNGASITELYPR
- the LOC137825783 gene encoding cysteine-rich receptor-like protein kinase 29 isoform X3 — its product is MAMATISSTLLFFLFWLHVIMTACEDSFGPDFGASKICISSMNYTANSTFNTNLHTLLSTLTSHTEINYGFYNFSHGQNSDKVYAIGLCRGDLKVDECRSCLNSSQANLRQLCPNQKEAISWEEKCMLRYSNRPIFHTMDTSPPYYMHNTYNATDVDEFNKVLGGLLRNLREKAAGGDSRRKYATDTAIVANFQPINGLMQCTPDLSRQDCGDCLDWSISTLPKFAKDKVGALVLLPSCNLRFEIYEFYNSTAILDPPLPPALPPAPLSLHQEDHGNSLRTAIIIVVPTVIVVLVLLIVIGRYLRRKARQNLLADPTEKAQLDWDTRYKIIIGIARGLLYLHQDSRLRIIHRDLKASNILLDKEMIPKISDFGIARLMTAGQTQENTSRVVGTFGYMAPEYIMQGQFSVKSDVFSFGVLVLEIVSGQKNHGVRDEKNGEGLLSFVWRNWREGTVTNIMDPTLNNSSLDEMIRCIGIGLLCVEEDLNNRPTMANVALMLNSCSITLPVPKKPAFFIDSATGSLPNMSSEDSWATKGTQSSGISAQESVNGASITELYPR
- the LOC137825783 gene encoding cysteine-rich receptor-like protein kinase 10 isoform X1, which translates into the protein MAMATISSTLLFFLFWLHVIMTACEDSFGPDFGASKICISSMNYTANSTFNTNLHTLLSTLTSHTEINYGFYNFSHGQNSDKVYAIGLCRGDLKVDECRSCLNSSQANLRQLCPNQKEAISWEEKCMLRYSNRPIFHTMDTSPPYYMHNTYNATDVDEFNKVLGGLLRNLREKAAGGDSRRKYATDTAIVANFQPINGLMQCTPDLSRQDCGDCLDWSISTLPKFAKDKVGALVLLPSCNLRFEIYEFYNSTAILDPPLPPALPPAPLSLHQEDHGNSLRTAIIIVVPTVIVVLVLLIVIGRYLRRKARQNLLAEDDGDDDEIGMVESLQFNLNTIQVATSNFSDSNKLGEGGFGSVYQGKLSNGQVIAVKRLSTNSGQGDLEFKNEVLLLAKLQHRNLVRLLGFSLQGREKLLVYEFVPNKSLDYFIFDPTEKAQLDWDTRYKIIIGIARGLLYLHQDSRLRIIHRDLKASNILLDKEMIPKISDFGIARLMTAGQTQENTSRVVGTFGYMAPEYIMQGQFSVKSDVFSFGVLVLEIVSGQKNHGVRDEKNGEGLLSFVWRNWREGTVTNIMDPTLNNSSLDEMIRCIGIGLLCVEEDLNNRPTMANVALMLNSCSITLPVPKKPAFFIDSATGSLPNMSSEDSWATKGTQSSGISAQESVNGASITELYPR